The genomic interval ATAATAATCTGAAATAAGTCTTCATTTTTTATATTAAGGCTCTTTAAACAAGGGCCGTGAATCTTTAATACCGCAAAAAGCGGATACAAAGATTATTCATTCTGAGGTGCTAATAATAAAATGTATAATAATATTTATCTCAAAGCTTAATTACATGCTTGTATTTCAGCATAATACGGATATTTCTAATCACATCAATGATACCAATCTCTGAATGATAACGTTTCATTTGGCGTTTAAATGAGTTCTTCTTTATCTGAAGCGCTTTTCGGTTTCTGAGAAAATCCATATATGCTTCCACTTTGTAAAATTGGAAAGTAAACAAGCTCAGCAATACGTCACAAAGCAAAATCTGAATATGCCACAGAGCCAGGTCCATGCCATATAAGTGCAGGAAATGCACATAATAGCGATTCCTGAAATGAATCTTTTTTATGGCTCTTTTGTGATTGTGGGTTTTGGTACTGGCCGAAACTTCATGCCTGCAGATGGCATTATGTTCATAGTAACATTTCCATCCCAGCCTCCATGCACGGATAGACAGTTCCTGATCTTCGCCATAATAAGGATTGAACATTTCGTTGAACCCGTTAATTGCTTTCAGTTTGCTTGTATCCATCAATGCTATGGCACCCGAAAGATAAAAAGTAGGCGTAAATGATTCGCGGTCTTCCAAACGGAAAAAATCACTCGACTTTATTTTACGTCCCATAATCTTAGGCGAACGGGCCGCTTCCCTGATCAGGTCATCATCCATTCCGATGATCCGGCCCATTACGCCAAATGTATCGTCCTTTTCAAAATATTTATAAAGCTTTTCAAAGTAGCCTATTTCCAGTGTAACATCCGTGTTAAGAAGGAATATCAGCTCGTTCTTCGCTTCTTTAATTCCCAGGTTACAGGTATTGGAAAATCCTGAATTGATTTCTTTCTGAATCAGAGTAATTTGGTTACCATATTTTTGCTGAAGATATGCTACAGAATCATCTGTTGAAGCATCGTCAATAACAATGATCTGGACATTGGTGCCCAGTGTTTTCAGTATATTCAGATTATGTTCAAAATATTTTTCGAACAGATGTTTTCCGTTATAATTCGGGATCACCACAGAGATGCTTCTCATTAAGATTACAATTTAAGTGTACCGTAAAGTGTGTAACAGATAGTTATTATACAGTTAGATTGTGTCGTAGTTTTAATTCCGGCCAACCGTGCATGCACACGTTCACATTTTATTTTGTCATTGCTTCCATGTATTCAAGCAGTGTACTAGCAATAACTGAACCATCAAAAATTCAGCAGCTTTACAATGAATACGCTTATTTTCACAAGTCTGTGTAAAAAGAGTTGTGTAATAGGTTAGAAAATAGTCAAATAAGGACAGTTTTAGGTTCTGCAATGATTAAAGTGCAAGAATAATTTTGAAGAGAATCAAAGGGGTTTAGAAACGGAAGACTTACCGGAATATACTTTTTTAATGTCATCTTAAAGTTACTTTATTAAAATTTGTTGATTTGATCCTAATTTAAAATTTAATTCAAACCAGAAATTAACGATTTAACGTAAAACGAATGATACTTAATCTGGATTGTTACCCGAAATAATGTTTCCGCTCTGTACCAGACTTTTTGTATTAACTTTTAATATGACGTGAGAAGGTTCGAAATGGTTGTAAACTGAAGTAAAAAATTATTGATGTTTGATTTAATATTTTGAATAAAAATATTGAAAGCTCTGATAATCAATACGTGTGTTTTCTTTTAACGTAATGAATTAAATTCATTCTGAGTAAAAATATTCTCAACGTTTATAGGAAAATTACTTTTGATAAATCAGATTTTGTATTAAAACTTCGTAATTAATATATCGAAAAACCTGATGTTTTGTTTAAAGAACAGATTTTAGCCAGTTAGTTAACCCTGGATCCTGCACAAGATACTGTTTTATACAGCAATTAGTTCGCTTAGTATTAAGTATGGTTATATTTCAACTTTTTGTAATTTCTGATTGTTGACTTAATTATAGCTTCTACAGACCAATCATCGTTTTAAAAAACAAGTATGGAAGGTATTTTGAAAAATAATTGCATGAAACCATCGAAGATTACAATAGATAATTACGAAGGTTCAGAAATTGGTGATACAGTGCCGGTTACTACATATAAAGCGGCACGTGCAGTAGCAGGGTTGGTTGCAAATCATTTTGATCGTCATCATACTTCGGCGAAGCGCCATTATGAGTATGAACTTGCTCCAAAACCAGGAGCAAGTACCATTGAAACCATTATTGACACCACTTTTTGGGCGAGCCTGAGAAGAGAGGAGGGAAGGTCGCCGAAAGTATCTATTGCATTTCTGGCCCCGGAGGATGTTGAAAAACCATTGAAATTTGGTGAACGCCTTCCTTTTACAGCCAATAGTCTTACTAAACTGGCACCAGCTGTAGAGCGTTCCGGAATACATCTGGGAGTATGGCAGGAAGGTAATGAAATGTATATTTGGGGCACTACACGTGTGATTCCGGGATTGTGTTTTGTACTTGAAGTCGTGGAACCCGGTATGTTGGTTATCAAACACCGGAGGGTAGACGGCTTTGGAAAGTTTGTCAATGTGGCTGTTTTAAAAGGAGACCAGGTAAAGGTTGTTAATGAAGAAAGCGGGAAAGTACGCGATTGTCCGTCTCTGATCAATTCAATGATGGGATTTGCATCGTCTTCCATTTGGAACGATTCACTTAATATTCTGGTACAGTTGTCGGTTTCTATGAGAGATCACGGGCGCGGCGGAATTTTGCTGGTTGTTCCAGCCGGCAAAGAAGCCTGGCGGGAATCTATAATCCATCCGATTGCTTATGCCGTTGAACCTGCATTTTCGGAATTGGCAGAATTGCAGAAGCCGCATTCTGAGGATATTAATGCTGTTTTATGGCAAAGCAAGCTGAATGCCGCCATCTATAATCTGGCAGGATTAACTGCTGTTGACGGTGCTACTGTCATCAACGACAAGTATGAACTTATGGCTTTCGGGGCCAAAATAGGCAGATCGCCCAATGGACAACCGGTTGAGGAAATGCTTGTGACCGAGCCTATTATTGGAAATAAAGGAGTGATAGTGCATCCGGTCCAAAATGGAGGAACCAGGCATTTGTCGGCAGCCCAGTTTGTTCACGATCAGCATGATGCCATTGCCCTTGTGGCTTCACAGGATGGCCGTTTCACTATTTTCTCCTGGTCGGCCTGCGAAGGAAAAGTACAGGCGCACCGGGTGGATGCTTTGTTGTTATAGAAGTACAGGCTGGTTACCCGAGGGGCACAGAGAAATGGGAAAGAGTGCCACAGAGGTTAATTTTAATGATTCTCTGTGGCTCTCTTTTTTCCTCTATGCCCCTCTGTGTAACCAACCCGTACTTCTACTCAAATAACTCCAGCTGCTCAGGATTTCTTGGTTTCCGAGGCTTGGTTTCTATTTCTCCAAAATTGGATAAGGAAATTCCTAGCAATCTCACTGTCTTTTCTTCCATATCCACTTTTTCCAGTAGCTGTTTCGAAGTTTCCAGAATCGTGTTAAAATCACTGACCGGGTGAGAAAAAGAAATATTGCGGGTGATCTGGGTAAAATCGCTGTATTTTATTTTAAGGGTAATTGTTCTTCCTTCCAGTTTGTTTTTTTGCAACCGGTT from Dyadobacter sp. NIV53 carries:
- a CDS encoding glycosyltransferase family 2 protein translates to MRSISVVIPNYNGKHLFEKYFEHNLNILKTLGTNVQIIVIDDASTDDSVAYLQQKYGNQITLIQKEINSGFSNTCNLGIKEAKNELIFLLNTDVTLEIGYFEKLYKYFEKDDTFGVMGRIIGMDDDLIREAARSPKIMGRKIKSSDFFRLEDRESFTPTFYLSGAIALMDTSKLKAINGFNEMFNPYYGEDQELSIRAWRLGWKCYYEHNAICRHEVSASTKTHNHKRAIKKIHFRNRYYVHFLHLYGMDLALWHIQILLCDVLLSLFTFQFYKVEAYMDFLRNRKALQIKKNSFKRQMKRYHSEIGIIDVIRNIRIMLKYKHVIKL
- a CDS encoding putative sensor domain DACNV-containing protein, which codes for MKPSKITIDNYEGSEIGDTVPVTTYKAARAVAGLVANHFDRHHTSAKRHYEYELAPKPGASTIETIIDTTFWASLRREEGRSPKVSIAFLAPEDVEKPLKFGERLPFTANSLTKLAPAVERSGIHLGVWQEGNEMYIWGTTRVIPGLCFVLEVVEPGMLVIKHRRVDGFGKFVNVAVLKGDQVKVVNEESGKVRDCPSLINSMMGFASSSIWNDSLNILVQLSVSMRDHGRGGILLVVPAGKEAWRESIIHPIAYAVEPAFSELAELQKPHSEDINAVLWQSKLNAAIYNLAGLTAVDGATVINDKYELMAFGAKIGRSPNGQPVEEMLVTEPIIGNKGVIVHPVQNGGTRHLSAAQFVHDQHDAIALVASQDGRFTIFSWSACEGKVQAHRVDALLL